In the genome of Myxococcus stipitatus, one region contains:
- a CDS encoding RagB/SusD family nutrient uptake outer membrane protein gives MNISQTKKAMVALVAALGLSGCGSMEIGDLNNPSLDDFRNNPTESGVNSAATGLIIGHRANVSPPNGYVAQLGVIGREAYVFDPADPRAIDEMLGPVMDPGGAAYGGNHWANPYANIRNANTLLAALDKVGARPSDAEKEGIRGFAKTIMALDFLVIINTRDTNGAPIDVDRPLGQLAPIENKEAVFNHILKLLDEGHGHLANAGGAFSFRLSTGFRGFDTPANFQKFNRAVRARASVYAGKHQEALTALSESFISANAPADEASKAAALASLNVGVYHVFRPSSGDTDNGLVSRNVYAHPSLEADAEKVGATTEVADDRFKRKVTKLAAATTGGGGRLTTDLRFSIYPTADTSIPIIRNEELILLRAEANIGLRNFGPAAEDINYIRTRSGRLPEKALTEANIVDALLYEKRYSLLFEGGHRWIDMRRFGRLDTLPRNLSPDFPPHPWFPIPVAEIDSRK, from the coding sequence ATGAACATCTCCCAGACGAAGAAGGCAATGGTGGCGCTGGTCGCCGCGCTCGGACTGAGCGGCTGCGGCAGCATGGAAATCGGGGACCTGAACAACCCCAGCCTGGATGACTTCAGGAACAACCCCACCGAGTCCGGCGTCAACAGCGCCGCCACCGGCCTCATCATCGGCCACCGCGCGAACGTGTCCCCGCCGAACGGCTACGTCGCGCAGCTGGGTGTCATCGGGCGCGAGGCCTACGTCTTCGACCCCGCGGACCCCCGCGCCATCGACGAGATGCTCGGCCCTGTCATGGACCCGGGCGGCGCCGCCTACGGCGGCAACCACTGGGCGAATCCCTACGCCAACATCCGCAACGCCAACACGCTGCTGGCGGCGCTGGACAAGGTCGGGGCGCGTCCGAGCGACGCGGAGAAGGAAGGCATCCGGGGCTTCGCGAAGACCATCATGGCGCTGGACTTCCTGGTCATCATCAACACCCGGGATACCAACGGCGCGCCCATCGACGTGGACCGGCCGCTGGGCCAGCTGGCCCCCATCGAGAACAAGGAGGCGGTGTTCAACCACATCCTCAAGCTGCTGGATGAGGGCCATGGCCACCTGGCCAATGCCGGCGGGGCGTTCTCCTTCCGCCTGAGCACGGGCTTCCGGGGCTTCGACACGCCCGCGAACTTCCAGAAGTTCAACCGCGCGGTGCGGGCGCGCGCGTCCGTGTACGCGGGCAAGCACCAGGAGGCCCTGACGGCGCTGTCCGAGTCCTTCATCAGCGCGAACGCTCCGGCCGACGAGGCCTCGAAGGCCGCGGCGCTCGCGTCCCTGAACGTCGGCGTGTACCACGTGTTCCGCCCGTCCTCGGGCGACACGGACAACGGCCTCGTCTCCCGGAACGTCTACGCGCACCCCTCGCTCGAGGCCGACGCCGAGAAGGTCGGCGCGACGACGGAAGTGGCCGATGATCGCTTCAAGCGGAAGGTGACCAAGCTGGCGGCGGCCACCACGGGCGGAGGAGGCCGGCTCACGACGGACCTGCGCTTCTCCATCTACCCCACCGCCGACACCTCGATTCCCATCATCCGCAACGAGGAGCTCATCCTCCTGCGGGCCGAGGCCAACATCGGGCTGCGCAACTTCGGCCCCGCGGCGGAAGACATCAACTACATCCGCACCCGCTCCGGCCGCCTGCCGGAGAAGGCGCTCACCGAGGCGAACATCGTCGACGCGCTCCTGTACGAGAAGCGCTACTCCCTGCTGTTCGAGGGCGGTCACCGGTGGATCGACATGCGTCGCTTCGGGCGGCTGGACACGCTTCCGCGCAACCTGAGCCCGGACTTCCCGCCGCACCCGTGGTTCCCGATTCCGGTCGCTGAAATCGACAGCCGGAAGTAG
- a CDS encoding NAD(P)-dependent oxidoreductase: MKLGFVGLGNMGLPMAKNLLAAGHEVGVWNRTAARAEPLVQKGARVAATPADAARGAEVVFSMLADDRAAEAVALGPQGIIEGLAKGAVHVSSSTISVALSQKLMDAHASAGQGYVSSPVFGRPEAADARQLWVLAAGAKADVERCRPALEALGRGLTVLGEQASMANVAKLSGNFLIAAMLETLAEAFAFTRKSGIQPQQFMELFQNVFARSPIFERYAQAIADEKYSPAGFAMRLGLKDVGLVLEAARAAEVPMPLASLVRDQYLGGVAQGHGDLDWSALGALVAERAGLPGPR, translated from the coding sequence ATGAAGCTGGGGTTCGTGGGACTGGGCAATATGGGCTTGCCCATGGCGAAGAACTTGCTCGCCGCGGGGCATGAGGTGGGGGTGTGGAACCGCACCGCCGCGAGAGCCGAGCCCCTGGTCCAGAAAGGCGCGCGAGTGGCCGCGACACCGGCTGACGCGGCGAGGGGCGCGGAGGTCGTCTTCAGCATGCTCGCGGATGACCGCGCGGCGGAGGCGGTGGCGCTGGGACCTCAAGGCATCATCGAGGGGCTGGCGAAGGGCGCCGTGCACGTCTCGTCGAGCACCATCTCCGTGGCGCTCTCCCAGAAGCTGATGGATGCACATGCGAGCGCGGGGCAGGGCTATGTCTCCTCGCCCGTGTTCGGCCGGCCCGAGGCCGCCGACGCGAGGCAGCTCTGGGTGCTGGCCGCGGGCGCGAAGGCGGACGTGGAGCGCTGCCGGCCCGCGCTGGAGGCCCTGGGGCGCGGGCTGACGGTGCTGGGTGAGCAGGCGTCGATGGCCAACGTGGCGAAGCTGTCCGGCAACTTCCTCATCGCGGCGATGCTGGAGACGCTCGCGGAGGCGTTCGCCTTCACGCGCAAGTCCGGCATCCAGCCCCAGCAGTTCATGGAGCTGTTCCAGAACGTCTTCGCGCGCTCGCCCATCTTCGAGCGCTACGCGCAGGCCATCGCCGACGAGAAGTACTCGCCCGCGGGCTTCGCCATGCGGCTGGGGCTCAAGGACGTGGGCCTGGTGCTGGAGGCGGCGCGCGCGGCGGAGGTGCCCATGCCGCTGGCCAGCCTCGTGCGGGACCAGTACCTGGGGGGCGTGGCTCAAGGGCACGGGGACCTGGACTGGTCCGCCTTGGGGGCGCTCGTCGCGGAGCGCGCCGGCCTGCCCGGGCCTCGGTGA
- a CDS encoding putative ABC exporter domain-containing protein: MSFSSAVVFLWLASARNRLRVQLQRLRRPRYLLGALVGLGYIYFFFLRRLDFSPGMRQVPDGVRLFAELSLVSSALVTVFSSWTLGPDRPSLTFSESEVVRLFPAPVTRRALLHYKLVRGWMGAGVGALFATLFVGRLVGSTPGFFFVGAWLSLGTLYLHTTAASFVRTRLSTWGTRGQVLRWSVAGLVLGAVVLAGFSALDSHPFPRTVGTPGVLRNWMQALLATPELSIVLWPGRLLVAPALARSSGDFVSALFPVGVLLVAHYAWVRAAAVPFEESAVEQAETRTRERAQRGEGAPSRGVSLASRKTPFRLSARGRPEVALVWKNLIIRRRMAGGMLSVLAALLVGTLVVATMGEVRLFTDTRRVLGPMALALAAMLAVVGPSAFRMDLRMDLPKLDLLRALPLAGWQVVGAELAASALVLGALQLGLLAVGLVSGPGAEDPWLLAWWWPGGLALVMVLPSVALAGLFVQNAAVVLFPSWVPADRAGGSRGIEALGQRLVTLMGSLVVSLLGLLPAMVVGSLVGFVLAGALDVWAAPIAGAAASAVLLGEVVVGVFWLGRAFEHLDLSEDRS; the protein is encoded by the coding sequence GTGAGCTTCTCGAGCGCGGTGGTCTTCTTGTGGCTGGCCTCCGCGCGCAACCGCCTGAGGGTCCAGCTCCAGCGGCTGCGCAGGCCGCGCTACCTCCTGGGCGCGCTGGTGGGGCTGGGCTACATCTACTTCTTCTTCCTGCGGCGGTTGGACTTCTCACCCGGGATGAGACAGGTGCCCGACGGGGTACGCCTGTTCGCGGAGCTGTCGCTCGTGTCCTCCGCGCTCGTCACGGTGTTCTCCTCGTGGACGTTGGGGCCGGACCGCCCGTCGCTGACCTTCTCCGAGTCGGAGGTGGTGCGGCTGTTTCCCGCGCCCGTCACGCGGCGCGCGCTGCTGCACTACAAGCTGGTGCGCGGCTGGATGGGCGCGGGCGTGGGCGCGCTGTTCGCCACCCTGTTCGTGGGCCGGCTGGTGGGCTCGACGCCGGGCTTCTTCTTCGTGGGCGCGTGGCTCTCGCTCGGGACGCTGTACCTGCACACGACGGCGGCGTCCTTCGTCCGCACGCGCCTGTCGACCTGGGGCACGCGAGGGCAGGTACTCCGCTGGAGTGTGGCGGGGCTGGTGCTCGGCGCGGTGGTGCTCGCGGGCTTCTCCGCGCTGGATTCGCACCCGTTCCCCCGGACGGTGGGCACGCCGGGGGTCCTGCGGAACTGGATGCAGGCGCTGCTGGCCACGCCGGAATTGAGCATCGTGCTGTGGCCTGGGCGCCTGCTGGTGGCGCCCGCCCTGGCGCGGAGCTCCGGGGACTTCGTCTCCGCGCTGTTCCCCGTGGGGGTGCTCCTGGTGGCGCACTACGCCTGGGTGCGCGCGGCGGCGGTGCCCTTCGAGGAGTCCGCGGTGGAGCAGGCCGAGACGCGCACGCGTGAGCGCGCTCAGCGGGGAGAAGGCGCTCCCTCGCGCGGGGTGTCGCTCGCCTCGCGCAAGACACCCTTCCGGTTGTCGGCGCGGGGGCGTCCCGAGGTGGCGCTTGTCTGGAAGAACCTCATCATCCGCAGGCGGATGGCGGGGGGCATGCTGTCGGTGCTGGCCGCGCTGCTGGTGGGCACCCTCGTGGTGGCGACGATGGGCGAGGTCCGCCTCTTCACGGACACGCGGCGCGTGCTGGGGCCCATGGCGTTGGCGCTGGCGGCGATGCTCGCGGTGGTGGGGCCGAGCGCCTTTCGCATGGACCTGCGCATGGACCTGCCCAAGCTGGACCTGCTGCGCGCGTTGCCGCTCGCGGGCTGGCAGGTGGTGGGCGCGGAGCTCGCGGCCTCCGCGCTGGTGCTGGGCGCGCTGCAACTGGGCCTGCTGGCCGTGGGACTGGTGAGTGGCCCGGGCGCGGAGGACCCGTGGCTGCTGGCGTGGTGGTGGCCCGGGGGGCTGGCACTGGTGATGGTGCTGCCCTCCGTCGCGCTGGCGGGGCTGTTCGTGCAGAACGCGGCGGTGGTCCTGTTCCCCTCGTGGGTGCCCGCGGACAGGGCAGGGGGCTCCCGGGGCATCGAGGCCTTGGGGCAGCGCCTGGTGACGCTGATGGGCTCGCTGGTGGTGTCGCTGCTGGGACTGTTGCCCGCGATGGTGGTGGGGAGCCTGGTGGGCTTCGTCCTCGCTGGCGCACTGGATGTCTGGGCCGCTCCCATCGCGGGTGCGGCGGCGTCGGCGGTGCTGCTGGGCGAGGTGGTGGTCGGCGTGTTCTGGCTCGGCCGCGCTTTTGAACACCTGGATCTCTCCGAGGACCGTTCTTAG
- a CDS encoding ABC transporter ATP-binding protein translates to MDFVLRVANLEKRYGALKAVQGLSFAVAPGEVLGLVGPNGAGKTSTLRCLAGILPPTSGRVVVAGYDLAKDSVEAKRELAFLPDEPRFFDYLTVWEHLNFTARLYNVEDWEARGRALLEEMELTGKEKALPSELSRGMKQKLSIACGFLHSPKLILLDEPLTGLDPIGIRRMKDSLRRRAEEGAALVLSSHLLPLVEELCHRLLVIAGGRAMALGSLEAIRSRLSGPDAANASLEDLFVRITSGAGTEPPSP, encoded by the coding sequence ATGGACTTCGTCCTTCGAGTCGCGAACCTGGAGAAGCGCTACGGCGCGCTGAAGGCCGTACAGGGGCTGAGCTTCGCGGTGGCGCCGGGCGAGGTGCTGGGGCTCGTGGGCCCCAACGGTGCGGGCAAGACGTCCACGCTGCGCTGTCTCGCGGGCATCCTGCCGCCCACGTCGGGGCGGGTGGTGGTGGCGGGCTATGACCTGGCGAAGGACTCGGTGGAGGCGAAGCGGGAGCTGGCCTTCCTTCCGGACGAGCCTCGCTTCTTCGACTACCTCACGGTGTGGGAGCACCTGAACTTCACGGCGCGCCTCTACAACGTGGAGGACTGGGAGGCGCGAGGCCGCGCGTTGCTGGAGGAGATGGAGCTGACGGGCAAGGAGAAGGCGCTGCCGAGCGAGCTGTCGCGAGGCATGAAGCAGAAGCTCTCCATCGCCTGCGGCTTCCTGCACTCGCCCAAGCTCATCCTCCTGGATGAGCCGCTCACGGGGTTGGACCCCATCGGCATCCGGCGCATGAAGGACTCGCTGCGCCGGCGCGCGGAGGAGGGCGCCGCGTTGGTGTTGTCCTCACATCTGTTGCCGCTGGTGGAGGAGCTGTGTCACCGGCTGCTGGTGATTGCCGGTGGACGCGCCATGGCGCTGGGGAGCCTGGAGGCGATTCGCTCTCGGCTGAGTGGACCGGATGCCGCGAATGCCTCGCTGGAGGACTTGTTCGTGCGCATCACCAGCGGAGCGGGGACGGAGCCGCCCTCCCCGTGA
- a CDS encoding response regulator, whose product MTQQIRALVVDDSQAMRRSIMYALQRISGMVCTEAQDGAEGLKKLTQGRFDLVLTDINMPLMDGLKLIHHIRQATDHRGVPIVVITTEGAAADRERAMNLGASAYLVKPVQAKVVMDTVRDLLKLD is encoded by the coding sequence ATGACGCAGCAGATTCGAGCCCTGGTGGTGGACGACTCGCAGGCCATGCGGCGCAGCATCATGTACGCGCTGCAGCGCATCAGCGGGATGGTCTGCACGGAGGCCCAAGACGGTGCCGAGGGGCTGAAGAAGTTGACCCAGGGGCGCTTCGACCTGGTGCTCACCGACATCAACATGCCGTTGATGGATGGGCTGAAGCTCATCCACCACATCCGGCAGGCGACGGACCATCGGGGCGTGCCCATCGTCGTCATCACCACCGAAGGCGCCGCGGCGGACCGCGAGCGGGCGATGAACCTGGGCGCCAGCGCCTACCTGGTGAAGCCCGTGCAGGCCAAGGTGGTGATGGACACCGTGCGCGACCTGCTGAAGCTGGACTGA
- a CDS encoding chemotaxis response regulator protein-glutamate methylesterase has protein sequence MSERTPVSVLVVDDSAQNRYTLTRLLESTPDVRVLDRAADGEEGLKKVLELKPDVVTLDLEMPKLGGFTFLRLLMRTSPTPVIVISSYAHRSDVFKALELGAFDFIAKPARGTQEELEKMRVELLEKVHAALHVRPGQRHASPGARALAVAGELPLVVAVGSSTGGPPAVQRVLEGLASEPTPCVLVSQHMPAQFTRAFAERLDRIGPFTVTEASEGDVVQPGHVYIAPGGRHLVVVERGTRLELQTPPPTPLDKYAPSVDRLFTSVAQVLGNRALAVVLTGMGADGAQGAREIQRVGGEVWAESEETAVVFGMPGEAVAAGAVKRVLRLGEIGPALAAWARKRR, from the coding sequence ATGAGCGAGCGGACCCCTGTCTCGGTGCTGGTCGTCGATGACTCCGCGCAGAACCGGTACACGCTGACCCGGCTGTTGGAGTCCACGCCGGACGTGCGCGTCCTCGACCGGGCGGCGGATGGTGAGGAGGGGCTGAAGAAGGTCCTGGAGCTGAAGCCGGACGTGGTGACGTTGGACCTGGAGATGCCCAAGCTGGGCGGCTTCACGTTCCTCCGGCTCTTGATGCGCACCTCGCCCACGCCCGTCATCGTCATCTCCAGCTACGCGCACCGCTCGGACGTCTTCAAGGCGCTGGAGCTGGGGGCCTTCGACTTCATCGCCAAGCCCGCGCGCGGCACGCAGGAAGAGCTCGAGAAGATGCGCGTGGAGCTGCTCGAGAAGGTGCACGCGGCGCTGCACGTGCGGCCCGGACAGCGTCACGCGTCGCCGGGGGCCCGCGCGCTCGCGGTGGCGGGAGAGCTTCCGCTGGTGGTGGCGGTGGGCTCGTCGACGGGAGGCCCGCCCGCGGTGCAGCGGGTGCTGGAGGGACTCGCCTCGGAGCCGACGCCGTGTGTGCTGGTGAGTCAGCACATGCCCGCGCAGTTCACCCGGGCCTTCGCGGAGCGATTGGACCGCATCGGTCCGTTCACGGTGACGGAGGCGAGCGAGGGAGACGTGGTGCAGCCGGGTCACGTGTACATCGCCCCGGGAGGCCGGCACCTCGTGGTGGTGGAGCGAGGCACTCGCCTGGAACTGCAGACGCCGCCCCCCACGCCGTTGGACAAGTACGCGCCGAGCGTGGACCGGCTCTTCACCAGCGTCGCGCAGGTGTTGGGCAATCGAGCCTTGGCGGTGGTGCTGACGGGGATGGGGGCGGATGGGGCCCAGGGCGCGCGGGAGATTCAGCGCGTGGGCGGCGAGGTCTGGGCCGAGTCCGAGGAGACGGCGGTGGTCTTCGGCATGCCGGGCGAGGCCGTCGCAGCGGGGGCGGTGAAGCGGGTGCTGCGGCTGGGAGAGATTGGACCCGCCCTGGCGGCCTGGGCCCGGAAGCGGCGGTGA
- a CDS encoding protein-glutamate O-methyltransferase CheR, whose product MARFDDSRPEMSAEEFRLLRDHVYSHCGILVHEDMKFVMERRLWPRLEVLGAPDFSAYHRYLRYDANRHVELEAAVESLTTHETYFFREPSQLKAFREELLPILEKRNARTRRLRLWSAGCSSGEEAYTLAMLLKDERRFDDWDVEVYGTDISRRVLAMARRAEYGPSALRATSADLLERFFLPTGHAKVRVRDEVRAMVSFGHHNLLDEAGSQLVAKMDAVFCRNVMIYFDQAARRKVLRILRDRLVPGGYLLLGHSENLLNLGADFELVHLRGDLVYRRPELPGLLGSEPR is encoded by the coding sequence GTGGCTCGCTTCGACGACAGCCGACCGGAGATGTCCGCGGAGGAGTTCCGTCTCCTCCGGGACCACGTGTACTCGCACTGCGGCATCCTGGTGCACGAGGACATGAAGTTCGTGATGGAGCGGCGCCTGTGGCCTCGCCTGGAGGTGCTGGGCGCTCCGGACTTCAGCGCGTACCACCGCTACCTGCGCTACGACGCCAACCGGCACGTGGAGCTGGAAGCCGCCGTCGAATCCCTCACGACGCACGAGACGTACTTCTTCCGCGAGCCCTCGCAGTTGAAGGCGTTCCGCGAGGAGCTGCTCCCCATCCTGGAGAAGCGCAACGCGCGCACGCGCCGGCTGCGCCTGTGGTCCGCGGGGTGCTCCTCCGGAGAGGAGGCCTACACGCTGGCGATGCTCCTCAAGGACGAGCGCCGCTTCGACGACTGGGACGTGGAGGTCTACGGCACGGACATCTCCCGGCGCGTGCTGGCGATGGCTCGGCGCGCGGAGTATGGGCCGTCCGCGCTGCGCGCCACGTCGGCGGACCTGCTGGAGCGCTTCTTCCTGCCGACGGGGCACGCGAAGGTGCGGGTGCGCGATGAGGTCCGCGCGATGGTGTCCTTCGGCCACCACAACCTCCTGGACGAGGCGGGCAGTCAGCTCGTGGCGAAGATGGACGCGGTGTTCTGCCGCAACGTGATGATCTACTTCGACCAGGCCGCGCGCAGGAAGGTGCTGCGCATCCTTCGAGACCGGTTGGTGCCGGGGGGCTACCTGCTGCTGGGGCACTCGGAGAACCTGCTGAACCTGGGCGCGGACTTCGAGCTGGTCCACCTGCGAGGCGACCTGGTGTATCGCCGGCCCGAGCTGCCGGGGCTGCTGGGGAGCGAGCCGCGATGA
- a CDS encoding HEAT repeat domain-containing protein: MSRQQGSPAEEARYRALQDLDPRGDNLVEVLIAGLHDESWRVRHAAAEGLQRLSTPSSEQVATRLVRVLGERGETGARNAAAEALAGLGLAALGPLVKLLGHVDPDQRKFAADILGQLRRPEAEAPLVEALGDADLNVRVSVSESLGRVGGEHAARALERLLGDSEPLLRLSALEGLANLKRPPPLPVVEALLEDARLRRSAFRVLGLLPEVAATVRLCGGLTSELRSMREAALAALGTQATRVTAEQRGEQDAVIRDTLRRLPDARERLARALESEDVAVRAGALVGVAALGDASLAVPVAEVAREDRLLRDVLSTLGRLGLEGGRALLAAMADLSVPARAAAVEALVDLVDPSSVTPLCALLEWAEDDLRGVVVRALGRTRSPEAASPLVDLLRDSVTAGAATRALGVLAGSCRAAVVATLQEAVERRATPAAVAVLARVGGRPALPLLRRLARDVDPRWRAAAVDVAGEVDGGVGKELARAALADEAAPVRAAGVRAMGRLGGSDAGALLRPALQDEDVFVRRVAVEAVGESGASDRAADLEALVLHPDGALATAAVRALSRLGLVEPRMLREASEHPDPEVVKAVLSAVSGEGLALAVSLLEHSHWDVRAAAARVLGESGGAECLGAVRRALEAETDVLPRQAMADAVARLSRR, encoded by the coding sequence ATGAGTCGCCAGCAAGGCTCGCCCGCGGAGGAGGCTCGGTACCGCGCGCTCCAGGACCTGGACCCGCGTGGGGACAACCTCGTCGAGGTGCTCATCGCGGGCCTCCATGACGAGAGCTGGCGCGTGCGGCACGCGGCGGCGGAAGGACTCCAGCGACTGTCGACGCCCTCGTCCGAGCAGGTGGCCACGCGGCTGGTGCGCGTGTTGGGCGAGCGAGGCGAGACAGGGGCGCGCAACGCGGCGGCGGAGGCGTTGGCGGGGCTGGGGCTCGCGGCGCTCGGGCCGCTGGTGAAGCTGCTGGGCCATGTGGACCCGGACCAGCGCAAGTTCGCGGCGGACATCCTGGGGCAGCTCAGGCGACCCGAGGCCGAGGCCCCGCTGGTCGAGGCCCTGGGCGACGCGGACCTCAACGTCCGCGTGTCCGTGTCGGAGTCCCTGGGGCGCGTGGGGGGCGAGCACGCGGCACGTGCCTTGGAGCGCTTGCTGGGAGATTCGGAGCCGCTCCTCCGGCTGTCCGCCTTGGAGGGCCTGGCGAACCTCAAGCGTCCGCCGCCACTTCCAGTCGTCGAAGCGCTGCTGGAGGATGCTCGGCTGCGGCGGAGTGCGTTCCGCGTGCTGGGCCTGCTTCCCGAGGTCGCGGCCACTGTGCGTCTCTGTGGGGGGCTGACGTCGGAGCTCCGCTCGATGCGCGAGGCGGCGCTCGCCGCGCTGGGAACGCAGGCGACGCGGGTGACCGCCGAGCAGCGCGGCGAACAGGACGCCGTCATCCGAGACACGCTGCGACGCCTGCCGGACGCGCGAGAGCGACTGGCGCGAGCACTGGAGTCCGAGGACGTCGCGGTGCGCGCGGGGGCACTCGTCGGGGTCGCCGCGCTGGGAGACGCGTCCCTGGCGGTGCCGGTGGCGGAGGTGGCGCGCGAGGACCGGCTCTTGCGAGACGTGTTGTCCACGCTCGGGCGGCTGGGCTTGGAGGGAGGCCGCGCGCTGTTGGCGGCGATGGCGGACCTGTCCGTACCCGCGCGGGCCGCGGCCGTCGAGGCGCTGGTGGACCTGGTGGACCCGAGCTCCGTGACGCCGCTGTGTGCGTTGCTCGAGTGGGCGGAGGACGACCTGCGCGGGGTGGTGGTGCGGGCGCTGGGGCGGACTCGCTCGCCGGAGGCCGCGAGCCCGCTGGTCGACCTGCTGCGGGATTCGGTGACGGCGGGCGCGGCGACGCGGGCGCTGGGCGTGCTCGCGGGAAGTTGCAGGGCCGCGGTGGTGGCCACGCTTCAGGAGGCGGTGGAGCGGCGCGCCACACCCGCGGCGGTGGCGGTGCTGGCGCGCGTGGGAGGCAGGCCCGCGCTGCCGCTGCTGCGGCGTCTGGCCCGGGACGTGGACCCTCGCTGGCGCGCGGCGGCGGTGGATGTCGCGGGCGAGGTGGATGGCGGCGTGGGGAAGGAATTGGCGCGCGCCGCGCTCGCGGACGAGGCGGCCCCCGTGCGGGCGGCGGGCGTGCGCGCCATGGGCCGTCTGGGCGGGTCGGACGCGGGGGCCCTGTTGCGTCCCGCGCTCCAGGACGAGGATGTCTTCGTGCGGAGGGTGGCGGTGGAGGCGGTGGGTGAGAGCGGTGCGAGCGACAGGGCCGCGGACCTGGAGGCGTTGGTGCTGCACCCGGACGGCGCGCTGGCGACGGCGGCGGTGCGGGCGCTGTCGCGATTGGGACTGGTGGAGCCGCGCATGTTGCGGGAGGCCTCGGAGCATCCCGACCCGGAGGTGGTGAAGGCGGTGCTGTCGGCGGTGTCGGGGGAGGGGCTGGCGCTGGCGGTGTCGCTGTTGGAGCATTCCCACTGGGACGTGCGTGCGGCGGCGGCTCGGGTGCTGGGGGAGTCTGGCGGAGCGGAGTGTCTGGGGGCGGTCCGTCGAGCGCTGGAGGCGGAGACGGACGTGCTGCCCCGGCAGGCGATGGCGGACGCGGTGGCGCGCTTGTCTCGGCGCTGA
- a CDS encoding chemotaxis protein CheW: MRDSVNLLARLPSAGPDAPGEHSDTVVQLCAFFVGDDEYVLDIQRVEEVLPLQRVTPIPHAPSFVEGVLHLRGAILPVVDLRRRLQGTPSVESRKGRLLVCKLGPRRVAVRVERVAEVMRLRRGDIKPAPALVVAGRSPFVVGVCGPPDRLRLLLDLKALLRAELEKEAARPLR; this comes from the coding sequence ATGAGGGACTCGGTGAACCTGCTGGCGCGGCTTCCCTCGGCCGGACCCGATGCGCCGGGAGAGCACTCGGACACCGTCGTGCAGCTGTGCGCCTTCTTCGTGGGGGATGACGAGTACGTGCTCGACATCCAACGCGTGGAGGAGGTGCTCCCGCTCCAGCGCGTGACGCCCATTCCGCATGCCCCCTCGTTCGTCGAGGGGGTGCTGCACCTGCGAGGCGCCATCCTCCCGGTGGTCGACCTCCGCCGGCGGCTTCAAGGCACGCCGTCGGTGGAGTCGCGCAAGGGGCGGCTGCTGGTCTGCAAGCTGGGGCCAAGGCGCGTCGCGGTGCGTGTGGAGCGCGTGGCGGAGGTGATGCGCTTGCGGCGGGGCGACATCAAGCCCGCGCCCGCGCTCGTGGTCGCGGGACGCTCGCCCTTCGTGGTGGGCGTGTGCGGTCCGCCGGACCGCCTGCGGTTGTTGTTGGACTTGAAGGCCTTGCTGCGCGCGGAGCTGGAGAAGGAAGCCGCGCGGCCACTCAGGTGA
- a CDS encoding chemotaxis protein CheW, with product MSRFAELLDDFFFRPDEDVGGLQDFAAGSDGLASLVPEEVPEEYLAFRLEGESYAVPIRSVREISKVPPLTEIPRAEPQLLGVMNLRGELLPVYDVKVRLGLAERAPLVAGPDAPVPPKEARILVLRTETGPAGVWVDSVAGVVKLKPSMLEPPPQGLRLGDRDCVVAIGRRGPLLYILLDAEQALAS from the coding sequence GTGTCCCGGTTCGCCGAACTCCTCGACGACTTCTTCTTCCGTCCGGACGAGGACGTCGGTGGGCTGCAGGATTTCGCCGCCGGCAGCGATGGCCTGGCGTCCCTCGTGCCGGAGGAAGTGCCGGAGGAGTACCTGGCCTTCCGCCTGGAGGGTGAGTCCTACGCGGTGCCCATCCGGTCCGTGCGCGAAATCTCGAAGGTGCCTCCGCTGACGGAGATTCCGCGCGCGGAGCCACAGCTCCTCGGGGTGATGAACCTTCGCGGCGAACTGCTGCCCGTGTACGACGTCAAGGTGCGCCTGGGGTTGGCGGAGCGAGCGCCCCTGGTCGCGGGGCCCGATGCCCCCGTGCCTCCGAAGGAAGCGCGCATCCTCGTGCTGCGCACGGAGACAGGGCCCGCGGGCGTGTGGGTGGACAGTGTCGCGGGCGTGGTGAAGCTCAAGCCGTCGATGCTGGAGCCGCCACCGCAGGGACTGAGGCTGGGAGACCGGGACTGCGTCGTCGCCATCGGCCGGCGTGGACCGTTGCTGTACATCCTGCTGGACGCGGAACAGGCGCTGGCGTCATGA